The window CAAGGATGCCATCGCCCAAGGCAAGATCAATAAGATTATCGAGGCATTGAAAATCGTATTGCCTGAGTTCGACAACAATCCCTACGAAGAGAAATACACACTTGAATCCGCGCCGGGATTGATATTCTACCCGGCGTTGCGCGACGGCAAGCCTGTGGGCACGGCCGTGGAGACCTTTTCCAGCCAAGGCTTCGGTTCTGAGGACATCCGTTTGATGGTGGGTTTCGACGTGTCCGGCCGGATTATCTCTGTTTCCGTGCTGGGGCAGGCCGAGACGCCGGGCCTGGGCACGAAAATGGAGGAACCTTCGTTCCGTGCGCAGTTCAAGGACAAAGACCCCGCCAATTTTAAAGTGGCCGTGAAAAAGG is drawn from Candidatus Aminicenantes bacterium and contains these coding sequences:
- a CDS encoding RnfABCDGE type electron transport complex subunit G, whose product is MAERKKLPSTFFNMVAVLTLVCVVSALALGFTYSRTKDAIAQGKINKIIEALKIVLPEFDNNPYEEKYTLESAPGLIFYPALRDGKPVGTAVETFSSQGFGSEDIRLMVGFDVSGRIISVSVLGQAETPGLGTKMEEPSFRAQFKDKDPANFKVAVKKDGGDVDAITAATISSRAFCDGVNKAYTALRQETVR